The genomic window AAGGTAGTTTCTTCAAGCTATCAAACTCTTTTCTCAAATATCTGGCACTCATGCCTTTAATTTTGTGCATAATAGCTGGAATGCTCAGGTGACAAGGAGCGTTAACGAACAAATGCACGTGGTCGGATTTGATAGCTAAAGATATCAACCGACAATCCAGTTCTGATAAGGCTTGATGAATCAACTCATTAAGCCGCTTTTTAATTTCTCCTTTGAGAACTTTCTTGCGTCTTCTAGGTATCCAGATGAAGTGATAATTGATGTCTGAAACGGTTGTGTGAGTTCGTCTATATCTTTCCATTTTGTCTATCACTCATGTCTATCTAATGGTATTATAGACACATGAAGACGTTTGAATTTAAGCTATATCAACATAAACGGAACAAGCATCTGCATCGCGCTATTGACGCTGCCAGTAGTGTGTACAATCACTGTATTGCGCTGCACAAGCGTTATTATTCGATGTTCGGCAAACATTTGAATAAAAACAGGTTAATGAAGCATATAGCTAAATTGAGACTTAGAAATGCTTATTGGCTCTTGGTTAATGCACAAGCTGTTCAAGATATCGTGCAGCGCATCGAACGAGCCTACGAGCTTTTTTTCAAGCATCATAGTAAAGGAGTTAGACCGCCAAACTTTAGAAAAAAAATTA from Myxosarcina sp. GI1 includes these protein-coding regions:
- the tnpA gene encoding IS200/IS605 family transposase codes for the protein MERYRRTHTTVSDINYHFIWIPRRRKKVLKGEIKKRLNELIHQALSELDCRLISLAIKSDHVHLFVNAPCHLSIPAIMHKIKGMSARYLRKEFDSLKKLPSMWTRSYFVSTARQVSLETIKEYVEAQGKD